Within the Amaranthus tricolor cultivar Red isolate AtriRed21 chromosome 15, ASM2621246v1, whole genome shotgun sequence genome, the region GAAATATTGAAAGCTGTCCTGGAGTTACTGTACAATACTTCCAAAGCAAGCTTAGTCTTTAATTTTGAGTTCAGTCAAATGAGAGATTAAAGCACAATGTTAAGCCTAAGAAAAAATGGGGGTCGTCACACCAGAAGATGACTTGATCAGAACAATTTTTTTGGAACTAACCATTAGGAGACAGATAGAAATGTTAAGACTTatgagtatattttattgaatagAAACACAGTCGCTGTAGCTGAAATAGTCTTATGAATGGATACCATTAAATATCAGATGCTCTACGTAACGAGGAACAATAACATGCATTGTGTGAGTTCTTTATGTAGTTTTAGTTTGTTTATCTTGTATTCTTATCAGAAAGAATCGCTACAAATAATGATGCCCTTGTATACTATATGCCGATTTAAAATCAATCTTAATATATATGACCACAATATTCGTATTACGTTCACTGTTGATGAATGTTTTCTTGAACAGGAATTACCCATTGTTGCTGTTATTTATTGTTCTTTTGTGGTCCTTTTATGACTTCAACCAACTCTTCAAATTAGTTCCCTTAAGCCAATTGATTCTTACAGTTTTGCCCATTTTTTACAGTCAAATGTCTGGTTCCTTTATGTATGTTCCATTCTAATGTATGAATTTTTCTAGCAGACCAGGACTAGGATCAGTCGTCACAGGATTACTACCTGGTCTTATCCTTAATGGATTTATTTATATTGTTCCTTATTCAATTCTTGGGATGGCCCAGTTAGCAGGCTATTCCTCAACAAGTCAGACCGAAATTAAGGTCTGTAATATGGTATTCTACTTTCTAGTTGGGAATGTCTTCTTCTTGAGTTTGTTATCAGGATCTCTGTTAGATGAACTTGGAGAGTCTTTCAGTCATCCGGGTAATTTTCCTAATCGCCTGGCACATGCTGTTGCAGCTCAGGTAAGGTTGTTAAACTTGTCTATTATGCTAATTGCCTAGTTGTAGAGAGGATCTATTATGTCCTTTATTTTGATGGGCCAAAAAtgtatagttctttggttttggaTAATAATGGACTGTGGTCAAATGGTTTATTAGGTCGTGTGCACTTCatatatgtgaagttgcacatgatgtttgctatcaagggtcaatcAGAAGCATCTTTTAGTGTTattactaacaagggtaaggttgcgtcgTTGCGTACATCCGACTCCCAATCCCACCCTAGGAGTTATTTAATAGCATTGGGGTAATTGAATGTAGTGAGGATCTATACTTCGGCATTTTTTTGGTGTATGTCTAAAATGGACTTAGTCTACAACATTTTTAGTGTAAACTCTTCCTTAATCTTTCATTAACAAGTCTACATTCCTCACTCTCCATTCCACTTAAATACACTCTAACTCATGGTCCTTAAATTTAAGCATGTTGCACATTTAGTGTGCACCAAGTCCATGCAAGATCAATTCTCTTTTTACAATACCTGAATTTGTTTTTTGATCAATGATATTAGAAATAATTGCGCGAGTGTCATAGAAATCTATAGTGAACAAATTTCAAACCACTGATACTTTGTTATCAAGAATAAAGGGTTGTCGATGATGAATAATTTGCAATGTTTTTCAGGCTGATTTTTTCACAACATACATCCTGTCAGATGGACTATCTGGTTTCTCGCTAGAAATATTGCAGGCTGGCTTACTGACATGGGATGCCATAAAAAGACATACTTTTTGTCGGGGAAAGAAAAATTCTCCTTATCTGTATTCGCTACCTTATTTCAGAGTTATCCCATTTGTTTGTCTGTGCTTACTGATCGGCATGGTTTATGCACTTGTTGCTCCCTTGCTGCTTCCTTTTCTTGTTGGCTATCTATACACAGGATATGCCGTCTACATGAACCAGGTTGGTTTTCTTAATTTCCACTTGATCGAGTGATGAGTATTAATGAAgcagaaattgaagaagatgttATTGAATTTAGTTTTATGTGTAGTCAATCGGTTGAATCTGGAGTATGATTCTTGAGTCTTGTTTTCGTTTAATATATGGTCTGGCCTGGTTGCGACTTGATTGAACTGAGGAGGATAAACAGAAATGGAGTATGTTACTTCCTCTCCCCTACCCTTCCCTTCTGGTCTTGTCGTCTTGTGTGTATTCAACTGTTGTGGTGTGGTGGATGATTGATATTTCATGTGTTTTCCCTAATGTGCATGATTGAGCATGCATCTTCCTTCTGAGATTATGATTATAGTTAACTAATTATTTTGCAATAATGATGGTAATGAAATAAATatggtaataataatagtcTAGGAcattgaaattcaaatacaaattgcGGAGGGAGGGAAATGGAGCCTTTGAGGTTTAGAAGAAGCTTGAAAAGACTCCCACGAGCATAGTATGTCGGAAGATCTGGTAGCACTGCAGTGTCCTTTCTCTGAAATCTAAGTTCAAACTATTCATGTCCAATGACCTCTTTATATTGGTTATTGCTTGTTGTTTCTCTCGTGAAATCTATAGGTATGCTAATCTCTTGCTAATTCATTGGAACTTTTACTACAAGAAATCATCAGGCAGGTTTTTTGTCTCTTACCATGATCATTCCTTTAACAATTCTCGTCATACTTAGGATATCACTTTGATTTCACCATGCAACAAGACATATTGACGCATATATAATTTGTAGATTTCTTATGTACTTTAATGTCTTTCTGACAATAATATTGTTACAACTTAAATTGTGAGATACATAATGTGAAATTGTGTCGCTCTTATTGCAGATGGAGGATGTATATCCAACTGTTTATGAGACTTGCGGACAATATTGGCCATACATCCATTCGTACATATTTGTTGCTCTCGTTCTCACGCAAATTACTATGATTGGTCTTTTTGGATTGAAGTCAAAGCCTGGGGCGGTAGTTGCTACTTTACCACTTCTCGTTTTCACGTTGCTGTTCAATGAATACTGCAAACTCCGTTTTCTTCCTTCTTTCTGCCAAAATACCATCCAGGTGCTTTTTATTTTCGacataaatgattaaaaaattttcttctATCTGCTTTCAGTTTTTCGGCTGTTTGATGTGAATTGGCGGTGTATCTTGATTCTTGACTGAAACTAAAATATACTGAACTGAAGTCATTTTCTGATGTGAtgaattttattgattgaaaCTAATAGATTATTTGCTTTGGAGTGATTGAAACTAATGAATTTTATTGAATATATAAAGTGAGTTACAATCTATGTTTATGGAAACTACAATATTTACTAAACAATAGCATACGTAATACAAGATATGAAGATTAAATAATATTCTAACAATGATATTATTCCATTCTGATACACCCCTGCAGGAGGTTGATAAATAAAAGGTAAGATTTTAAAGGTAATCAcctaaagttgagatttttgaaaataaattttccttaaatCAGCCAAGTCCACTACAATCGTAAGAGTTAGGAACTTCTCTTTGACCTCTCTAAATTACTGGCTTTTCTAGCAATTCCGAATTACGTTAGGGATGGAATCAATGCATCGGAAAAGATTGCCTCCCAAGATTGTGTATCTCTTGATTGTGAGAAAATGATGTACATGTTATTTTCGATAACCATCAAGCTATTCATTTCTCGACGTCCTCTTCATAAATGAACCATTATTGATTTCCAGTGCGGTACTTTGGCTCCTAGAAACTCCTGTATCCAATACCTTATATTCTCATATATTTGGAATGTTTACCACATATATCACGATGAACCATATATGTTCTTTCTCTATACCCTAGACTCTGAAGGTATTCCATGACCAAAGCAAAGAATCTCAAGgtcctatttatttttcatgaatTCTTGAAATTGGGTccctttttaaaaattaattttcttgaactaaaataaaaactcaatacaattttaattttaattattataattcaaTAACAACTCTAACACTATTTCTAACtacattaaaattgattttataaatataacttaagttaagttattaaaaattaaattttcatttctagTGTTAAggacagaaaaaaaaaagtaattggtTGATGACCAAAATTCGTAAAGTGTAAAAGTTTGAATGATTGAAACATTAAGAAATAAGTGGTTgattattttcataaattaagtTGGTGGCTATTGATGTTTAATGtatgaataaaaattatatgatgtaAGAGAAGATGTTTGGGAGTTAAAGGCTTGCTTTGGAAAGAGATAAAAGGAAGGagagaataaaatataatcaattggATTTGAACCTATGACTATTGATATGTTAAGTAATTGTAATATGATAATTATTTATGATGCTCTTTAGTTTTGGGGCCCTATGCGGTTGTGGTTGAGTATCCCACACATCCTCAAAATCGCCTGTGGTTACAGCCTTATAGGCTTCTGTCTCCACCTTGAATTTAGGTTTTGAAGTTTCGATTGCCCTTAGTTCCCGTGCAACAGTCATCACTTATCATGATATAGACTTACATGTATACAAATTTCTCTGCACCTGGCACAAATAATAAAGATGGGAAATTCTTTTCGAATATTATGGAATCTGTTATGCAGCTTCTAGTGGTCTTCATCAAGATTTACTAAGAAGTCATCAATAGTACCAATTCATTAATAATTGTGGCTATAAACATGGTATGTATAAACAACTGATTCCAAACACCTGAAGCAATAgtctttttttctcttttactcATCTAACATTGTTGAAACCTTACTTGAAGTGATATTAAATAGCTTCTGTGTTTTACCTTTACAATTGACCTCCTTAGCTAGCTCTTGTGTAATTGTGTTGTAGATACCTCATTTTTCAACTTATCATCAGAGATTTTTACTCCAAATATTGGTTGTCCAAGCTCCTTGGACAAGAATGTATTGCGTTTTTACATCAGCCACTTCTTAGGTATCATGGTCatttatatattctaatatCTACATAATGGAAGAGTATGATTGAAAATCTCACTTCTATATACGCatttattttaaacaattttactAAATTCAACAcgaaaatcaaaaagaattgaccTTTAGTAAAATAAGGGTTTATTATGAGTTAATAAGAAATTCCAAAAGCGTCCAACGAATTTGATGTGGCTGACGGTTTTCCTCAGCTCTATGGGGCTACCAATGGAAGTTGTTAATATACCACTGGATTGTGAGGCTGTTAATTAAAGGCTATTCACATGCAGAGAACACGAATTGGTAGGTGGATGGCTATTGCTGGACTATAGCTATTGGTGTTTAGGAGTTGTGCTTGTGGTGGTAACAACAGGTAGGAAAGGGCAACATCATTGTGAGTGGTGCAATGGTTCGTGTTGGTGCGTGAAACTCGAGTAATAGATTGTGCAACTTATGCTATGTATATTCGATAATTGGTCCAATAATTTGCACAAACATTTGTATGCTTCCTATTTTGTTTCACCGTTACACTTAGGGGAATTCAGTTCATCGGTGTATGAGCTTGAGTTGTGAAAGTGCTGGTGTTCTTTGAAATGTCTACGTATCATAAATTGTTCCCATGATTAAATAAACTGCACTTCATGTTATTAAATGTTTCTCTTCCCGTTAGATAAAAGTTCTCTGTGGTCTTAGGAAGGGTTAAAGATATATACTCCCCTCCTGTATTGTTTTACAATGTGTCAATGACAAACCTTTATTAGTCTCTCTCTTGTAGGATGTCAAAGAAGATGATGAGACGGACGAGAAAGAAGGCACTCTAGAAATCAACTCTCGGAATGCTGCAGATGCATATTACCCACCTTTCTTGAAACCGATTAGCTTTCCTGAAGAAGGATCGAGCTCTAGAAATCATCAGCAACCAGTCTAGTTTTTAATTGATGCCAGAATTCAGAATAGCGACTTAAGCCAGAATGCCTATTTTGTACCGTCTTCATGGCGTTATAGATAATACTTATGACAAGCAGTTTTCAGGGAACTCTGTAGGATATATGTGATAGTTGACGCAAATCTTGGTTTCCCTTCTTGTAATGACAAAGGGTGTTTGGCTAAATAGTTTGTCGTAAAATTTTATCTTGTTTAGGTACAAATAGTTGATTGTCTGGTTAAATCATAATATGTTCAAAATCAACTTAGATTAATACCTAAATTGCTTTTAGTCGTTTGACAAACAGTCTCATATTCCAAAATAATACATCCGACATAAAAAATGGTACATATTCAAACAATTTAGAAGCAAAATAACTGTTCAACGATATAACTATGAAACTGTAAGTTTAACTTCAAGCTTAATTTTACTCAAATTTGCTATATAAGTCTATATATGTTTTTGGCACAAGACTTGatcaaatcaaattcaattagaAATAACAAGGTTTAAGTTAAAAAGAAGACAAGTTATACACAGGCATTGATTTAACAAGCAGTAGTTCCAATCACACATGGTTTGTTATAGTACACGAGTGCAAGATAAACAAGCCATGACCACTGATTAGATCGGCTTGCAGGATTATTTGAAGATGGCGATTAAATTTGTTTCCCGACCAAAGTCAGTAGAAAGTTCTTGTAATCCCCAGAAGTGTCTCCGATAATTGCATCCTCAACAGTTTGATTGTACAGTTTAACATGTTCTTCCTTGATCTTTACCATGTCCACCTCAGCTCGAGTTACTATTGCTCTTGTAAGTGAATCTTCATCCGTGCCAAGTCCAACCACAGCTTTCCTTATAACCTGTTTACAGAGTTCAACCATTATTTGTCATCGAACTCCACACTTTTCGTGTCACCAGGGGATGTAACAAATGACTAGATCCAACATTTAGTCTTATTTAGTCCAAACTCCAAACAACGGAAAACTCAAAACTAGATAAAGGATGTATTTTCAGCTAAAAGTTGTATGGAATATGTTATGGTAGAATAATTGAACTTTCACCAATCCAACCAAGTCAAAGAAATGATGGGAAAAGGTTAAACCATAATGCAAATTATTGAATGCGGCCACGGTTGCAGTCAATGCAGATGGTATTGTGGTTAAAGTGGCCCATATTGTGGTCGCGGTAAATTCAAAAACCATAACAATGAGGTCGCAATGCAGTGATGAAGCTGATATTTTGAACTATGGTTTTCCAACTACTTCGTCTTCCCTCTGAAAAAATGTGCACTCTATACTCCATatattaggccgtgacaattcgtcacgtAATCTCACCGTGGCCAACTCGTGTGGATATGGTACACCCGTGGGCTCAGGCCCACAAACTCACAAgccaagagcgttgacttgcacatacattggtgaggttcattgttttccaaaaccatatggtagtattTCCAACACCATATGGGATGttgtgggatcttgtctcacatataaagtatttccaacatcGTAATCTGTACCCTTTATTAAATCCTATCATAAACCCAGCCAGGCTTAATCTATCTTTATGTGATGCAGATAAACAAGACAAGGTTTTAAATATTTGGTGttaagagaaagaaaaattatttgaCGAATGATAAACCTTATAAGAGGGATATTTCTCAAATCTAATCCCAAATGAACTTGTAATCTATAACATGTTTTCTTAATTGAAGTACAGATTACCTAAAAACTGCCTTCCACAAGATCTTTGTACCAGAACAGCTTCAGGTAAAATATCCTTACTTTTTTTCATCCACCACTCACTATTTTAGAGAGGTTCTGTGGAAGTACGACTGGTAATGAAGTGCTTTGTTGTATAATATCAGTAGTCTGAAGACTCTGAACCTATATTGATTTGGAAATTGGAAAGTCAATCGATTTAAGGATAAAGAGGGAAAGAGGAAAGTGAGTCCACCTTACACAGTCTGCAGAGGATTGAGCGATCTAACGAAAAAAGAGGAAGTGACGACTCTCATAAAGATTGACACTAGTTATGCTAAATAAAAAGCATAGGCACAAAACGCAGCGGTTCTGCAACCTTTCGCAGAGTTTTGGTGATAAGAAAGTTCAGTAAACAAACAACAAAGGTAGGAAGAGAGGGAAATGAAAAAGTTCGCCCCCATGACCAGAAATAACGATAAACTCCATTTGGTAGTGTTACCAAAACAAAAACTTCATATTAGGTAGCTGTTTCTAAAAAAACTGTAATAGGTTAATTCTGAACATAACTATAGGTAGCGTTATTGACCTAAAAACACGGTATTAGCAATGCTTATAGCTCGAAAATTCTATTGCATGAAATTTATGTTTCTGATTTAATTAGAACCAAGATTGTGCAGAAATTCGGATAATTTTGCAAGCATCAAAGTAATGAGCATGAGTCTACCTCAGCAAAGTGCTTCTCAGGGCATTCTATGCACAAAACTGCAATTCTCAGTAAAGCTTGTAAATCACCGTTTCCACATGCCAGAATGTCCTGTCAAAAATAGTGGGTAAAAATGTCACAATTCAATGAGTCAAATTCAAGACCAAATTGTCTGGGGGGAAAATTAGCGAAGGTTGGAATGTGACCTCATCTATGGAGCTAGAGTACTCCTGCTTATAGCAAGCAAAAGTTGCTCTTAGCTGAAAAAAATTCCGAGttgcaatattccacacaataTGATTATGATCTAATTCTTTCTTTTTGATGGATTCATGAAGGTGGCCGGCTTCCAGTTTCGCCACAGTCATGTCTACCACTGCCTTGTCATACCTGTATGAGCTCACCAAAGCCACAAGAAGCTGCATAACAGAAAGTGACAGAACATGGACCAAACTGAGATCAGAAATCAATCTCTTATCATCTGTTTCACGTAAAGAATCACTTGTAGACATTATTGTGACTTATTAGGTTGTgataattcgtcacataataTCACCGTGGCACACTTGTGTGGACAGTGGCCCCCCGTGGGCTAAGACCCACAAACCCACATGTCAAaagtcaagagcgttgacttgcacatacacttgatgaagtatttccaacatgtCTTTCATCGACATTTCAAGCGTACACCTAACCTTCCTAAGATCATAACACGTCTATTACCTTTCGCAATGGAAGTTGTAAACTAGATGCAATATCTTCTTCCAGAGAACAATCAAATAAGGAAGAGTAGGCCTTCCTAACAGCGATCAAATGGTGAGGGGACGAAGCACATGCAATTTCAACTATCACTTGCAAATGCTTTGAGcctttcttcctttctttcAAAGCTTGATTAATAAGTCTTGCATCCCTTTCCGGAGGATCATATGTCCATAGAATTATTGCTCTCTGTGAATAGTAAACTTAGTAGAAATAAGAGCAACCGAAAGgcaattaagaatttaagactAAGACAAACATTCAAGCATTGGGTAAAAACAAAGGCCTCATTACAACATCAAAATGGTCATTAAATCATATGCGGTTTTCATTTATTTGAAGTTTCATATCATATTTGCTATCAATGTTCAATCGAAAACAACTTCttagttttgcacaaaatatcTCTATTTCTTGTAGTTTTGGGCACAATGTTATGTTGAAGCACTTTTGTATTTTGATTAATTGCAGCATTTCTCCAAACAATTGTAATACTCCCGGTTCTTATGAGTTTGCAACATTTtaggtgaaaaaaaaaaaaaaaaaaaaaaaaaaaaaaaaaaactctaacaTGAAAAATCACAATCTAGCAAAAGCGCACCTAAAAATTGTAATACTCTaaacaaatttgaaaacaaaacaaacccaAAAGCAAAGCTTGAACATCAATTTATTCATAATTCCTCTGTTTTTGCATAAGAATGTATTTCAGCGtattattagtaaaaataaattctatgttgaaaaattaaaacttcAAACTCATACAAGTCTAAATgttgaaaaattttcaaaatgggGCGCAATCCAAAATCATGAAATTTAAGTCAAACCCAGAAACtacaattacaattaaaataaatgtaaaagtCATTAATTATCAAAAAGTACAGAAAAGGGGGAAATAAAgaatagaaaagaaaaataccAGAAAATCACCAGAGAGTTCAGAACGGAGACTATCAAAAAGGGATTCGTTGTAAATTTGTTGATACGTTTGAGTAATAATCTTCCTTTGAGTTGCATTTCTCTGACCCAATACTCTTATTACGGCTTTCTCATCTGTTCCCCAACCTGCAAATTAAAAACCCATTTCAACATACAAATTCAGAGAAatcaaaatttgagaaaaattaaAGTGAAAAAAGATAATCAAGGTAGAAATTAAACGATGGGACCTTTGAATGCGTTCTTGAGGGTCTCTGAATCTTGCTCAGGAGAAGGTACAAATTCTGGAATTATGACAGTCgccatttttgtttgtttgtgaaCAACAGAACAACTCACAAGAGAAGAGAAGACGAGGGAAGACGAGAGAAAAAGACTGGGGTATGTTCTAGTTGGTAACTAGATTATAACCGCGTGGTGACAATTTCTTTGAAATATACTCCCTCTTTTTTTTCGTTTACCTTTTAtacattttataaattaaattttaagttttaatatctttaaatacgtattattaaaaattatataaaatatataataaaaatgtatatattaagaagaatttaaaaagatcacacatagatatattttattctCTATATATGTATTAAAcagtttaattaaatttctctcactaaaataaaatattttaaatctaaaaaAGATTAGGAAAATTGAGGAACTAATACTCAACAGTCAACCCATGCCACTATCattcatttacacatttatttTGCACACATGACAAATTGACAATGTATCACTCCCTCTattcttatattttcttttcaaatacaatttataaatttcagtgttaaattttgattataattttttatcgatttatatgaaaaaatatatttatgtgggcTCTTGATCAATAAATTTGtctcaaaatatattttctaaatatcaattttttaaaattttataaaactcacaattaaatttATGTTACTTTTAAGTTTGCACTGAATATacacaaaaagtaaatgagaagaacaaaataaaaacaaaaaaagtattttaattttgttaatatttctaattggatataattaaaaattgtaaaaaatttatattaataaaattgaaatcaatacgaatcaaataagttcttatttgagtatgttttaacttttatatatatatatatatatatatatatatatatatatatatatatatatatatatatatatatatatatatatataatacaaccTAAAAGTGATAATtgaatagtaaaaaaataaaaattatgatttagaTAGTGGGTTGGATGGAGTATATATTTTAGTaattcattgttaatcattaaATTGTAATCATTTAATTACAACTAAGATATTTGTCATGTTCTTCAAAACATGTTGATTCCTATACATTGtaataaaaatctcaaaatatagaggttaaaaaacaaaaaagcttaaaataatttttttggtagaataaaattattattgctTATAAGATGaagtataaataataattgtagcattttaatttgataaaatatataatgagctaTTGTTAGACTCAAGGCGATAAATAGTTATTTCAATAATTGTCAGCATTACATAATTTGTGCATTAATTGtcaaatttttctaatttcaaagaATTATCAATATGGATAAAagtaaaatcatttaaaatagtttttattaaatgatttttaataaaGTTACAAAGTATGATCATTACTATGACATTATCATAGCATTcggaaattttttaataaatgattAACACATAGACAATTTTGGAAAAGATGATGTATGCAATTTTACTTtagtaatatttaattattttagatatgTTTCTGATAGGTTGTTACTACCCTTATGTCTTGAGTCCGACAAACAGATCAAGTCAAGTTTACTTTAGTATTCGATTATAAATGATTGATTGGAACTCTTGACTCAAACTtaactcattttattaattgtgttgaaaattaCAATACTTATCTAATGTGTAATATGTTGAATCGACTTGATTTTGACCCACTAACttgttttgaagttttttgTTTCCTTTTTATGATTTAACATTTGAccacattttatttttaggCCTCAATAATCTTTTAGTTTATGATGagttatttatatttgtatttattatgaaataggaaaatataaaatgaattaaatttagatttataatGATTGATTTATCTCAAAATTTGAATTGTTGTCTTCAGTAATTACACCTTCAAAatgtttttcttttatcttcatttgcatttatgttaggttaaataaattaagtactATTATAAAGAGTTTGTGCTTTCAATCAAGTATTATATCTACAATATTATGTAGATACTTAGGGGTGTTtgctatatttatttttcaactagTTTTTTGAGAGattgtctctttgagagacgtatctcaagcccaacccattaaagattaatgtctttcttatcgtattcttaatgtctacttacattatctttaatgtctacttaccgtaaCCTTAATGCctatatttcaatattttaaatatttacttacataattcttaatgcctacttataatattttaaaaacatataatggaccgacccaattagagatgatccctcaaagaaaccgtctctcacaagaatttgtgatttattTTAATGGAAAAGGAAAGGAATCAAATAAGAGGGTGGAAAGGAAACTAATTGTGttactttaaaagttgtttggTTTAGATAGCAGTGGAAACAAATCCTTCTAGTTATTGATGTAAAAAGGGTATTCATGAGCTTTTTTAATTAAGGGAGATGATAAGATTTTGTTTCCACTAGTTCATAAAGAGTCACAAAGTAGCAGATTCCAATACTCTAAGAAAACTGATTCTATTACTTTCCATATCAAACAAACAAGCAcgcagaaaaaagaaaatttattaattattttcgttACCTACTTAAAATTTTAGCTAACCAAGTATCCCATTAATGTTTCAACTTTATTTGGAATCATAGTTGTTCAATGTGAACctaaacaaataagcaaaaaatatttttttttaaaaaaaagtcaaataataggcaagttttcaaaatattttccaaGATAAACACTTTTTTCCAGACATGTAATTTGGAATGTTCGCActtagtaatagcgaacaaaagTTGAGGGTCAGAAAAAGGCAAAggatttgttcgctgttactaatagcgaacagaGGTTTAACCTGGTCAAACAGGGTCAAAGCTCTGTTCGTTGTTA harbors:
- the LOC130801584 gene encoding CSC1-like protein At3g54510 isoform X5, with amino-acid sequence MIFKLLLVAFPGPWLYHYDCSFCMGRLWVHFSCLWFISLYGLYMLYKEYRTILSKRTLWLHKLKDRADRFTVLVREIPLCAEHKSYGCSVYHFFTRHYQYSFQSHQILYDGRDLDLLREQAMLIQKKLQQMKEKSMKKKSNKKDSLFESLRGEASKIALLEEKLHKICGVICGLQNETLLQQMELPAAFVTFKTRIGAALAAQSQHHPHPFLWITEQAPEPRDLLWKNLSTPSRRMLLYKIGFYLAATLLTIFFAVPVAAVQGIAKFEKLKNWFPPAMALQLIPGLGSVVTGLLPGLILNGFIYIVPYSILGMAQLAGYSSTSQTEIKVCNMVFYFLVGNVFFLSLLSGSLLDELGESFSHPGNFPNRLAHAVAAQADFFTTYILSDGLSGFSLEILQAGLLTWDAIKRHTFCRGKKNSPYLYSLPYFRVIPFVCLCLLIGMVYALVAPLLLPFLVGYLYTGYAVYMNQMEDVYPTVYETCGQYWPYIHSYIFVALVLTQITMIGLFGLKSKPGAVVATLPLLVFTLLFNEYCKLRFLPSFCQNTIQDVKEDDETDEKEGTLEINSRNAADAYYPPFLKPISFPEEGSSSRNHQQPV
- the LOC130801585 gene encoding annexin D3, coding for MATVIIPEFVPSPEQDSETLKNAFKGWGTDEKAVIRVLGQRNATQRKIITQTYQQIYNESLFDSLRSELSGDFLRAIILWTYDPPERDARLINQALKERKKGSKHLQVIVEIACASSPHHLIAVRKAYSSLFDCSLEEDIASSLQLPLRKLLVALVSSYRYDKAVVDMTVAKLEAGHLHESIKKKELDHNHIVWNIATRNFFQLRATFACYKQEYSSSIDEDILACGNGDLQALLRIAVLCIECPEKHFAEVIRKAVVGLGTDEDSLTRAIVTRAEVDMVKIKEEHVKLYNQTVEDAIIGDTSGDYKNFLLTLVGKQI